A part of Ziziphus jujuba cultivar Dongzao chromosome 8, ASM3175591v1 genomic DNA contains:
- the LOC132805033 gene encoding protein ACCELERATED CELL DEATH 6-like, giving the protein MKLVHIQTSELLRRMCEEIKKLDETQISRSDIIPALFHAVKMGNFEFVQSILKSSPDLVEAGNSAGRNIFMVAIYHRQAKIFSLIHGVGSKLRATNCVDQYTNNMLHMAGFLFPRPQLDRISGAALQMQRELQWFKEVESVVPPWTYGHTNSEFLTPRQLFTRDHKQLLSDGEKWMKETATSCTVVGALIVTIMFAATFTVPGGNDESTGYPKFLDDKTFTVFIISDAISLFSSTTSVLMFLGILTSTYAEDDFLKSLPKKLMIGLGTLFLSIAAMMISFCAAVSVMLDDKKSWVGFFIISLASIPVTLFVLMQFPLLIEIYLSTYRSSIFNRKA; this is encoded by the exons atgaaattggttcacattcaaacctctgAACTTCTACGGCGAATGTgcgaagaaataaaaaaattagatgaaaCCCAAATATCAAGATCAGATATTATACCTGCACTTTTTCATGCTGTGAAAATgggaaattttgaatttgttcaAAGTATATTAAAGTCAAGTCCCGATCTAGTGGAGGCCGGCAATTCCGCTGGGAGGAACATATTTATGGTTGCAATTTATCATCGCCAGGCAAAAATTTTTAGCCTTATTCATGGAGTTGGCTCCAAATTAAGAGCAACAAATTGTGTAGatcaatatacaaataatatgCTACATATGGCTGGCTTTTTATTCCCTCGACCACAACTTGATCGTATTTCCGGAGCTGCTTTACAAATGCAAAGAGAATTACAATGGTTTAAG GAGGTGGAGTCAGTTGTACCTCCATGGACATATGGACACACAAACTCAGAGTTCTTGACACCAAGACAACTATTTACAAGAGACCATAAACAATTGTTATCCGACGGAGAAAAATGGATGAAAGAGACAGCAACTTCATGTACTGTTGTTGGTGCACTCATTGTTACAATCATGTTTGCTGCAACATTTACTGTTCCTGGTGGGAATGATGAAAGCACTGGTTACCCAAAATTTCTTGATGACAAAACATTCACGGTCTTCATCATATCAGATGCAATCTCACTTTTCTCTTCCACTACTTCAGTTTTAATGTTCTTGGGAATCCTCACTTCAACATATGCTGAAGATGATTTCCTCAAATCTTTACCTAAGAAGCTTATGATTGGTCTTGGCACACTTTTCCTCTCCATTGCTGcaatgatgatatctttttgtGCTGCTGTTTCCGTGATGCttgatgataagaaatcttggGTTgggttttttataatttctcttGCTAGTATTCCAgttactttatttgttttgatgCAATTCCCTCTTCTTATTGAGATTTACCTTTCTACTTATAGATCTAGTATCTTTAATAGGAAGGCATAA